The Caulobacter sp. 73W region CCGGGTCGTGGAGGTAGCAGTTGGTGGTGTCCAGGCGAAAACCGTCCGCCCCGCGCTTCAGCCAGAAATCCAGCACATCCAGGGCCGCCTGCCGGGCGTCGGTATTGTGCCAGTTCAGCTTCGGCTGCTGGCGCAGGAAGCGGTGGTGGAAATGCTGCCGCCGCGCCGGCTGATAGGACCAGGCCGCCCCGCCGAACGCCGCCAGCCAGTTGTTCGGCGGCGTGCCGTCGGCCTTGGGCTCGGCCCAGACGTACCAGTCGGACTTCGGGTTATCCCGGCTGCGCAGGCTTTCCTGGAACCAGGGGTGCTCGTCGCTGGTGTGCGCCAGCACCTCGTCCAGCAGCACCTTGATCCCCCGCCCGTGCGCCGCCTCCAGCAGGGCGTCGAAGTCGGCCAGGGTCCCGTAGTCGGGATGGACCTCCTCATAGTCGCTGACGTCATAGCCCCAGTCGCGGTTGGGAGAGGGATGGATCGGCGACAGCCAGATCGCATCGACCCCCAGGCTCTTGATGTAGTCCAGCTTGCCGATCAGCCCCGGCAGGTCGCCGTGCCCATCCCCGTCGCTGTCGAAGAAGCTGCGCACATAGACCTGATAGACCACCGCGCCACGCCACCAGGGGGTATTCGCCATGTCATCCTCCATGCGTGCTTCGAGACGCGCCTGCGGCGCTCCTCAGCATGACGGATTCAGTATGCCCCGACCTTCGTCATCCTGAGGAGCCGGCGCGGCCGGCGTCTCGAAGGACGCACGACGCTCCAGCTCGGCTGACTAGCGATTGAGAAGCCCAGGCGTTCCCGCGAACGCGAGTGTCACCGCTTCATCCCGCCCAGCCGCCATCCGGCCAGCCAGCCGATCAGCGACAGCGGGATCAGCGCCCCGAATAGCCATGAGCCCACGGCGGTCGCCGTGGCCGGCTCGATCCCGTGGGCGAAGCCCAGCGCGTTGGCCGCCGCGCCGACCCCGGCCGCGCCCGCGGCGCCGCCGATCATCTGGGCGGTGGGGATGGAGGACGAGCCCATGGCCGTCTCGTCGCTGGGCAGGGCGCTGATGATCCGCTTGGCCGCCGGCCCCCAGGTCAGGCCGAAGCCGCAACCGACCAGCAGCAGCGACAGGAAGATCTCCGCTGTCGACCGATGCGGCAGGGTCCAGGCGCTCCACACAGTGCCGACCATCACGCAGGTCGCGCCCAGGCGGATCATCACGCTGTCCAGGCGCTGCGGCACGACCGCCGCCAGCAGGGCGGTGACCGTCCAGCCGCCGGCGATGGCGCTGACCACATAGCCCGCGAACAGGGGCGAGGCGTCGTGCTGCCGCTGGATGAAGGCCGGGCCATAGACCGATAGGCCGATGGCCGCCGCCTCCAGGGCGAAGATCATCAGATAGCCCGCGCCCGCCGCCCGCCGCAGGTCCCCCGCCGAGCGGGGCAGCAGCGGCGTCCGCGCTACGGCGTTCACCCGCAGCAGGCTGGCCATGACCAGCACCCCGAACAGGGCCAGCACCCCGCCCATCACCGGCGAGGCGACGATCCCGGCCGAGGCGATCATCACCACCGCCACGGTCAGCACCAGAAGCTGCGGGACCGGCACGCCGCCCGACCGCTCCGACCGCTCACCCTTCTCCATCAGCAGGACCGAGGCGGCGACGAACACCATCCCCTGGACGACGAACATCCAGAACGCGCCGCGCCAGAAGTCCAGCTCGGCGAACACCCCGCCGACCAGCGGGCCCAGCACCGTGGCCACGCCCCACACCGCGCTGATCGCGCCGAAAACCTTGCCCCACAGGCGCTGGGGGAACATCACCGCGATGGCTACGTAGCACAGGGCCACGATCCCGCCCGCGCCAAGCCCCTGCACCAGACGGCCCAGGACGAAGGTCAGGAAATCCGGCGCGACCGCGCTGGCCAGGCAGCCGATCACATAGGCCGCGCCCGCCACCAGCGTCGCCTGCCGCAGGCCCAGCACCATGGACAGCCGGCCCGCCGCCGCCCCGGCGATGATCGAGCCCAGCAGATACGCCGCCACGGCCCAGCCGAAATACTGATACCCGCCCAGGTCCTCGCCCACGCTGGGCATGATGGTCACGGTCACCAGCGTGTCGGCGGCGTTCAGCCAGATGCCCAGGCACAGCAGGCCAAAGCGCAGGGCCAGCCCCGGCGCCATCAGGTCGCGCCAACTGGCGGGAGTCTCGGTGCTCATGCGCGCGGTCTAGCCCGGTCGGCGGTGAAAGCCCACCCGTGAACCCCGGGGACGTCTGCGCCGTTGCCCTCTGTGTGAAGCCCGCTTCTCCCGAAACCCTAGCCCTCGCCGGCCTTGGCGCGGCCCTCCTCGATTTCGCCCTCGTGGCGATCGTCGTGTTCGCGGGCGTGGACCGCTATGCGCCGCCGCAGGATCTGCCGTGGAAGCCGTTCAGCCTGGCGCAGCCTATCGGCATGGCGACCGCGACCAAGCTCGCGCGCCTCACGGACGACCCTGCAGCCTGCCGCGCGGCCCTGACCGAAGGCGGCCTGACCTTCCGCGACGCCGAGGTGCGAGAGGAGGGCTTTTGCTCCACCGCCGACACGCTTCGACTGTCCTCCGGCGCCAGCCTGGCGCCGACCGGCCCGCTGATGACCTGCGGCCTCGCCCTGACCTACGCCTTGTGGGAGCGGCAGGTGGCCGCCCCCGCCGCCCAGATCGCCTTCGGCCAGCCGCTGGGTCGTGTCGAGCATCTGGGGACCTATGCCTGCCGCACCGTCTATGGCCGCGAGGGCGGCCGCCCCAGCAACCATGCCACCGCCAACGCCCTGGACGTCTCCGGTTTCCGCCTACCGGACGGTCGCCGTGTCACCATCGCCGCCGATTTCCGCGAAGAGAGCGCAGAGGGCCGTTTCCTGCGCGCCGTCCGCGACGGGGCCTGCAAGCTGTTCGGCTCCACCCTCAGCCCCGACTATAACGCCGCCCACGCCGACCACCTGCACCTGGACCGAAGCCGGTATCGGATTTGTCGGTAGAGCCTCTAGAAAACAGCCGAAAGCCAGAAGCTCCCCCTCTCCCTCGGCGGGAGAGGGCAAGGGTGAGGGGGCGCTGAGGGTCAGCGGGCAAGGCGCCGCAAGTCAAAGCTCGATCTCTCTCTCATCGAGGGAGAAAGGGGATTTGCGAAGACTTATCCGCCCCCTCTGCACCTCCCGTAAGCTCCTGACCGTCCCCATCACGGGAAGGGCGCGCGGCCAGCGCTGTGTCGTGGGGGATGCGGTCGAGCGGGTAGCGCGACCGTCGGTGGTGAGAACGAGGGGCTTCGGCCCTGTCTGGACACTGCTCTTGCCCCAAAGCGGCAAGAATGACCGTGCGGAGCGGAAAGACCTTCGTCGAACCCGGGGCCCCAAAACTCACCTCGCCTGACGCAGGTCAGGGCGCTCCGCCGCCCTTCCAACCTTTCGGGAGTTTCCCGTGGGGTGATTTCGCGCGCCGCTTGACCCAGCGTCCATCTCCGCTCAACTTCACGCTCAAATCAAACAAACGTTTAAGGGAGCGCGTCATGGCCCACCTCTTTGATCTGACCGGCAAGGTGGCGATCATCACCGGCTCCTCGCGCGGCATCGGCAAGGCCATCGCCGAACGCATGGCCGAGCAGGGGGCCAAGGTCGTCATCTCCTCGCGCAAGGCCGGGCCCTGCGAGGAGGTGGCCGAGGCGCTCAACGCCGCCCACGGCGCCGGGACCGCCGTCGCCATTCCCGCCAATATCTCGTCGAAGGAGGACCTGCAGCGCCTGGTGGACGACACCCGCAAGGCGTTCGGCAGGATCGACGTCCTGGTCTGCAACGCCGCGACCAATCCCTATTACGGCCCCATGGGCGGGATCGAGGACGACCAGTTCCGCAAGATCTTCGAGAACAACGTCCTGGCCAACCACTGGCTGATCGGCATGGTCGCGCCCGAGATGCGCCAGCGCAAGGACGGGGCGATCATCGTGGTGTCGTCCATCGGCGGCCTGCGCGGCTCGCCGATCATCGGCGCCTACAACGTCTCCAAGGCCGCCGACTTCCAGCTCGCCCGCAACTACGCCCACGAGTTCGGGCCCGACAATGTCCGCGTGAACTGCATCGCCCCCGGCCTGATCCGCACCGATTTCGCCAAAGCCCTGTGGGAGAACCCCGACACCCTGCGCCGCGCCACCGAGGGCGTGCCCCTGCGCCGCATCGGCGAGCCGGACGAGATCGCCGGCGCGGCGGTGTTCCTCGCCTCGGCCGCCGGCAACTTCGTCACCGGCCAGGCCATCGTCTGCGACGGCGGGGCGACGATCTAATTTTTCTCCTGCCCCGCTTGCGGGGGAGGGGGCGCAGAGCTCAACCCTTCAACCGCTCATCCCGGCGAAGGCCGGGACGCAGATACATCCAGAGCGTCAGCAGGGTTTCACCTAGGCCCCGGCCTTCGCCGGGGTGAGCGGATTTAGGAGCCCAAGGCTCTTGCTGGACTTAGCCGGGCCCGGCAAACACCACCCATGACCATCGTCGATTTCGAGCCCCGTCACGCCGAGGCCTGGCGCCGCCTCAACGAAGCCTGGCTGACCAAGTTCTTCGTCATCGAGGCAAAAGACCGGCTGGTGCTCGACAATCCCGGCTCGGTCATCCTCGACAAGGGCGGCCATATCTTCATGGCCGAGGCGGACGGCGAGACCGTCGGCTGCGTCGCCCTGATCCCCATGGACGATGGCGGATACGAAGTCGGCAAGATGGCCGTGGATGAGCGGATGCAGGGTCGCGGCTACGCCCGCAAGCTCATGCTGGCCTGCATCGAAAAGGCCCGCGCCCTGGGCGCGCGGCGCCTCTATCTGGAAAGCAGCTCGCACCTGACGCCGGCCCTGACCCTCTACGAGTTGGTCGGCTTCCAGCACCTGCCGCCGTCCCCATCGCCCTATGTCCGCGCCGACGTGTGGATGGAGTTGAAGCTCTAGCCGCAACCTTGGCCGCAGCTCGCGCATTCCTGCCTCGGGTTTCAGGAAACGCGGGAGCGAACTCACATGAGCGGCGTAGGCATTATCGGCGCGATCATCATCGGCATCCTTGCCGGCTGGATCGCCGAACAGATCATGAAGCGCGAGCACGGCCTGCTGACCAATCTGATCGTCGGTCTGGTCGGCTCCTTCCTCGGCGCCTTCATCGCCAACGTGCTGGGCATCAGCTGGGGCGGCTGGATCGGCAGCCTGGTGATCTCCACCCTCGGCGCCATCGTGCTGCTGGCGCTTCTGGGTCTGTTCCGCCGCCGCTAAGGCGGCTGACGGAGTCCGAAAACCGCAACTTGCGGGCGGCGGGGGACGGGCGAGGGGTGTAGGCTCCTCGTCATGTCCGGCATCGCCTACGCCTTCTTCGACACCGCCATCGGCCGCTGCGCCATCGCCTGGGGCGAGGGCGGCATCAAGGGGCTGCGTCTGCCGGACGATGATCCGGCCTACGTCCTGCGGCGAATGCTGGCCCGCTTTCCCGAGGCGGAGGAGGGCGCGCCGCCGCCGCATATCCAGGCGGTGATCGACGACATCGTGCGCCTGATGCTGGGCGAACGGGTGGACCTGTCCGCTGCGCCGCTCGACATGTCCGATGTCCCGGACTTCCACCGTCAGGTCTATGACCGGGTGCTCCAGATCCAGCCGGGCCAGATCCGCACCTATGGCGACGTGGCCCGCGACCTGGGCGACATCACCCTGTCCCGCGCCATCGGCCAGGCCATGGGCGCTAATCCGTTCCCCATCGTCATGCCCTGTCACCGCGTCATGGCGGCAGGCGGCAAGCTGGGCGGCTTCTCCGCCCCCGGCGGCTCGGACACCAAGCGCAGGATGCTGATCATCGAAGGCGGCAAGCCTGACGCCGGGCCGCAAGGCGACCTCTTCGGCTAGAACCGCGCCTCTTCCGCCAGGAAGTCGATGAAAGCCCGCACCCGAGCCGGCAGGCGGCCGTCCTGACCGATGAACACTGCGAACATCTCCTCGGTGTCGCCGGGGTTCAGGTGCTCCAGGATCGGGACCAGCCGCCCGGCGGCCAGGTCGGGTCCGATGTGGAAGTGCGACAGCCGCGCCACCCCTGCCCCCGCCACGGCCAGTTGCCTCAGGGATTCGCCGTCGCTTATCCGCAGGTTTCCGGACACCGCCATACTGACGGAGCCGCCTTGCCCATCAAGGAATGGCCATCCGCTGAGAATGCGGTTGAAGTTGAAGCCCAGCCGATTGTGCTCTTCCAGCTCCGCCAGGGTCTTCGGTTCGCCATGGCGGGCCAGGTAGTCGGGCGAGGCGACCACCGACAGCCTGCTGGTCCCCAGCTTGCGGGCCACCAGCTGCAACTCCTTCAAGGGGCCGGTGCGGATCGCCACGTCGGCCCGCTCTTGCATCAGATCGACCATCACGTGGTCGATCAGGGTCACGTCCAGCTGGACCTGCGGATGCGCGTCCAGGAAGCGGGGGATCAGGGGCAGCAGATAATGCTGGCCGAAAGGGATGTTGCAGTTGACCCGCACCCGGCCCCGCGGCGCCGCACCGACGCCGGCCTCCAGTTCCGCCTCGGCGATGTCGGCCAGCACCTTGATCGCCCGTTGATAGAAGGCGTCCCCCTCCGCCGTCAGCTGCAGCTTGCGGGTGGAGCGGTTGATCAGTCGGGCGCCCAGGCGCGTCTCCAGCCGGCTCATCAGCTTGCTTACCGCGGAGGGGGTCATGCCCAGGCTGCGGCCGGCGGCTGAAAAGCCGTCCTGCTCCACCACCCGGACGAAGACCTCCATCTCCCCCGATCGATTCAGGTCCTGCCGCGCCATGTGAACTGAACTCACAGATGGTTTTCCGATCGGCAGTCTAGTTCACAAGCGCCCGAGGCTCCACCTGCGACGGACTTCGCTGTTTCAGGAGGCCGTCGTGCCCATAGCTCTCTTCGCCCTGACCGCCGGCGCCTTCGGCATCGGGGTCACCGAATTCGTCATCATGGGCCTGCTCTTGCAGGTCTCCGCCGACCTCGGCGTCAGCATCTCGCAGGCCGGCCTGCTGATCTCCGGCTACGCCTTCGGGGTGTTCCTGGGCGCGCCGCTGCTGACCATCGCCACCCGGGGCATGCCGCGAAAGGCGGTGCTGATCGCCCTGATGCTGATCTTCACCCTCGGCAACATCGCCTGCGCCGTCGCGCCGTCCTACGGCCTGCTGATGGGCGCGCGGATCCTCACCTCCCTGGCCCACGGCACCTTCTTCGGCGTCGGGGCGGTGGTGGCCACCAGCCTGGTGCCGCCGGAGCGCAAGGCCTCGGCCATCTCGATCATGTTCACCGGCCTGACCATCGCGACCCTGATGGGCGTGCCGTTCGGCGCGTGGCTAGGTCTGCAATACGGCTGGCGCTCGACCTTCTGGGCCGTGGCCGCCATCGGCCTGGCCTCCGCCGCCGTGCTGGCTGTCTTCGTGCCCGCCGACAAGGAAAAGCCCCAGCCCACGCCGCTGAAGAATGAGTTCGCCGTCCTGGCCCGGCCGCAGGTGCTGCTCGGCCTGCTGATGACGGTGCTGGGCTTCGCCGGCGTGTTCGCGGTCTTCACCTACATCCAGCCGATCCTGACTCGGATCACCGGCTTCTCGGAGGCCGCCGTCTCGCCGATCCTGCTGGTGTTCGGCGGCGGGCTGGCCGTGGGCAACCTGCTGGGCGGCCGTCTGGCGGACAAGCGGCTGATGCCGGCCCTGATGGGCGCCTTAGCCCTGCTGGCGTTGGTGCTGGTCGCCCTGACCTTCGCCTTCCAGGCCAAGGTCCCGGCGGTGCTGTTCACCGGCCTGTTCGGCATCGCCGCCTTCGCCACCGTCGCGCCCCTGCAGCTTCGCGTGCTGGAGCAGGCGGGCGGCGCGGGCCAGAGCCTGGCCTCCAGCCTCAATATCGGCGCCTTCAATCTCGGCAACGCCTTCGGCGCCTGGCTGGGCGGGGCGGTGATCGACCACGGTCCCGGCCTGGGCGCGGTCACCTGGGTGGCGGCCCTGGTCCCGCTCGCCGGCCTGCTGGTCGCGGCGTGGAGCGTGGCGCTGGAACGCCGCGCGCCCCGACTGGCGGCGGCTTGAACGAAAAAGGCCCCGGCTTTCGCCGGGGCCTCTGCTCTTAGTCGTCCTTGGCGCGACGCTTGCGGAAGGACGGGTTCAGCACTTGCTTGCGCAGGCGGATCGACTTCGGCGTCACCTCGACCAGCTCGTCGCTCTCGATATAGGCGATGGCCTGCTCCAGGGACGGACGGCGCGGCGGGGTCAGGCGAACGGCTTCGTCCTTGCCCGAGGCGCGGACGTTGGTCAGCTGCTTGCCCTTGATAGGGTTCACGTCCAGGTCGTCCGAACGCGAGTTCTCGCCGATGATCATGCCCAGATAGGTCTTCTCGCCAGCGCCGACGAACATTACGCCGCGCTCCTCCAGGTTCCACAGGGCGTAGGCCGCCGTGTCGCCGTCGGAGTTGGAGACCAGCACGCCCTTCGGGCGGCCGTCGATCGCGCCCTTGTAAGGCTCATAGTGGCTGAACACGCGGTTCAGCACGCCTGAACCGCGCGTGTCGGTCAGGAACTCGCCCTGGTAGCCGATCAGCGAACGCGACGGGCAGGCCAGCTGGATGCGGGTCTTGCCGGCGCCCGACGGACCCATGTCCTTCAGCTCGGCCTTGCGGGTGGACAGCTTCTCGATGACCACGCCGGTGAACTCGTCGTCCACGTCGATGACCACGTCTTCGATCGGCTCCAGACGCTCGCCGTTCTCGCCCGTCTGATAGACCACGCGCGGACGCGAGATCGACAGTTCGAAGCCTTCGCGGCGCATGTTCTCGATCAGCACGCCCAGCTGCAGTTCGCCACGGCCGGCGACTTCATAGGCGTCGGCGCCCGGGGTCTCGCTCACGCGGATGGCGACGTTGGCCTCGGCTTCCTTCAGCAGGCGGTCACGGATGACGCGGCTTTGGACCTTGTCGCCTTCGCGGCCGGCCAGCGGGCTGTCGTTGACGCCCACGGTCATGGAGATGGTCGGCGGATCGATCGGCTGGGCGTCCAGCGGCTCCATCACTTCCAGGGCGCACAGGGTGTCGGCCACGGTCGCCTTGGACATGCCCGCGATGGCGACGATGTCGCCGGCTTCCGAGCCCTCGTCCAGCGGCTGACGCTTCAGGCCGCGGAAGGCCAGGACCTTGGTGATGCGGCCCTGTTCGATCTGCTTGCCGTCGCGGTCCAGCGCCTTGATGGCCATGCCGGGGACGGCCTTGCCGCTCTCGATGCGGCCGGTGAGGATGCGGCCCAGGAACGGATCGCTCTCGATCAGCACGTTCAGGATGCGGAACGGCTTGTCCTTGTTCTCGGCCACGGCCGGCGGCGGAACGTGGTCGACGATCAGGTCGAACAGCGGCGCCAGGGTGTCGGACTTCTCGTTCAGGTCCATCGTCGCCCAGCCGTTGCGGCCCGAGGCGTAGATGTGCGGGAAGTCCAGCTGCTCCGGCGTGGCGCCGATGGCTTCGAACAGGTCGATCGTCTCCAGGTGAACCCGATCCGGATCGGCGTGCGGGCGGTCGACCTTGTTGATGCAGAGGATCGGGCGCAGGCCCATCTTCAGCGCCTTGGTCAGCACGAACTTGGTCTGGGGCATGACGCCCTCTTCGGCGTCCACCAGGATGACGCAGCCGTCCACCATGCCCAGGATCCGCTCGACCTCGCCGCCGAAGTCGGCGTGGCCGGGGGTGTCGATGATATTGATGCGGGTCTCGCCGGCCTTGCCGTTCCACATGACCGAGGTGCACTTGGCCAGGATGGTGATCCCGCGCTCGCGCTCCTGGTCGTTGGAGTCCATCGCGCGCTCGGTCGTCGCCTCGTTGGCTCGGAACACGCCGGATTGGGCAAGCAGCTGGTCGACCAGAGTTGTCTTGCCATGGTCGACGTGCGCGATGATGGCGATGTTTCGCATAGACATAAGAGTGCGGACTTTCAGGGAGCGCAGAGGGGAGAAGGCGCGGGCTTCTACCTGAAAGCGCGGAGATACGCCAGTGCGGCGCCTATAACGATGACAGCGCTGTCTATTGCAATGCCACCGGTGTCATACAGAAAGCGCTTATTTTTCAGGCGCTTCCGCTTCTTGCTTTAGATTTGGGCAAATGCTGCGGTGCAGCAAAATCCTTCGAATCCGGTGGGATAACGCCGTCCCGGATATAACCATTGGTGCGTAAGGGTTTTCGAAAGTGTCCGAAGAATTTTCTGCATTCGAGTGCAAAAAAGCGCTTGATGCTTTGTGCGCCGCACCCTATAAACATCCTTGTGAGGCGGCGCTGTCGCCTCTGCCCTTCCTGGGCGTTTCCTCCCTAATGAACTGCGGCGCCGTTTGGCGCCGCTTTTTTTTGGTCTGAATCCAGCCTGGGGCCTGGAAATAGCGAAATTGCGGCGATTAGCGCAGTTTCGACCAGTCGACCGCCGCGACCGCCTCGGTCAGCCGGCCGATATCGCGGCGCAGGCGCTTCAGCCCGTCTGTCGCCGTCAGGGTCTTCTCGTCCATATAGAGCGCGCGGCTCAGCTCGATCTGCAGCGCATGGGTCCGCAGGTGCGGCCGCCCGTAGTGCTCGGTGGTCCAGCCCCCGGCATAGGGCGCGTTGCGCGCCACCCGGTAGCCCAGGGCGGTCAGGGTCTTCTCCGCCAGCCGCGTCAGCTCCGGCGCGCAGGACGAGCCGTAGCGGTCGCCCAGCACGATGTCGGTGGGCTTGGCGCCCTTCACCTCGCCCGCCGCCGCGGCCGCCGACGGCATGGAGTGCCAGTCGATCAGCACCGCCACGCCGTGAGCCGCCCGCGATTCGGCCAGCAGATGTCCCAGGGCGTCGTGATACGGGCCGTGGGCGGTCTCGATCCGCCGCTTGGCCTCGGCGAAGCTCAGCTTGCGCGAATAGATCTCGCGCCCCTCGGCCACCACGCGGGCGATGGAGCCCAGCCCCGCCGCCACCCGGGCCGACCGG contains the following coding sequences:
- a CDS encoding extensin family protein, whose protein sequence is MKPASPETLALAGLGAALLDFALVAIVVFAGVDRYAPPQDLPWKPFSLAQPIGMATATKLARLTDDPAACRAALTEGGLTFRDAEVREEGFCSTADTLRLSSGASLAPTGPLMTCGLALTYALWERQVAAPAAQIAFGQPLGRVEHLGTYACRTVYGREGGRPSNHATANALDVSGFRLPDGRRVTIAADFREESAEGRFLRAVRDGACKLFGSTLSPDYNAAHADHLHLDRSRYRICR
- a CDS encoding SDR family oxidoreductase, whose protein sequence is MAHLFDLTGKVAIITGSSRGIGKAIAERMAEQGAKVVISSRKAGPCEEVAEALNAAHGAGTAVAIPANISSKEDLQRLVDDTRKAFGRIDVLVCNAATNPYYGPMGGIEDDQFRKIFENNVLANHWLIGMVAPEMRQRKDGAIIVVSSIGGLRGSPIIGAYNVSKAADFQLARNYAHEFGPDNVRVNCIAPGLIRTDFAKALWENPDTLRRATEGVPLRRIGEPDEIAGAAVFLASAAGNFVTGQAIVCDGGATI
- a CDS encoding LysR family transcriptional regulator — protein: MEVFVRVVEQDGFSAAGRSLGMTPSAVSKLMSRLETRLGARLINRSTRKLQLTAEGDAFYQRAIKVLADIAEAELEAGVGAAPRGRVRVNCNIPFGQHYLLPLIPRFLDAHPQVQLDVTLIDHVMVDLMQERADVAIRTGPLKELQLVARKLGTSRLSVVASPDYLARHGEPKTLAELEEHNRLGFNFNRILSGWPFLDGQGGSVSMAVSGNLRISDGESLRQLAVAGAGVARLSHFHIGPDLAAGRLVPILEHLNPGDTEEMFAVFIGQDGRLPARVRAFIDFLAEEARF
- a CDS encoding methylated-DNA--[protein]-cysteine S-methyltransferase codes for the protein MSGIAYAFFDTAIGRCAIAWGEGGIKGLRLPDDDPAYVLRRMLARFPEAEEGAPPPHIQAVIDDIVRLMLGERVDLSAAPLDMSDVPDFHRQVYDRVLQIQPGQIRTYGDVARDLGDITLSRAIGQAMGANPFPIVMPCHRVMAAGGKLGGFSAPGGSDTKRRMLIIEGGKPDAGPQGDLFG
- a CDS encoding GlsB/YeaQ/YmgE family stress response membrane protein, whose protein sequence is MSGVGIIGAIIIGILAGWIAEQIMKREHGLLTNLIVGLVGSFLGAFIANVLGISWGGWIGSLVISTLGAIVLLALLGLFRRR
- the typA gene encoding translational GTPase TypA, producing MSMRNIAIIAHVDHGKTTLVDQLLAQSGVFRANEATTERAMDSNDQERERGITILAKCTSVMWNGKAGETRINIIDTPGHADFGGEVERILGMVDGCVILVDAEEGVMPQTKFVLTKALKMGLRPILCINKVDRPHADPDRVHLETIDLFEAIGATPEQLDFPHIYASGRNGWATMDLNEKSDTLAPLFDLIVDHVPPPAVAENKDKPFRILNVLIESDPFLGRILTGRIESGKAVPGMAIKALDRDGKQIEQGRITKVLAFRGLKRQPLDEGSEAGDIVAIAGMSKATVADTLCALEVMEPLDAQPIDPPTISMTVGVNDSPLAGREGDKVQSRVIRDRLLKEAEANVAIRVSETPGADAYEVAGRGELQLGVLIENMRREGFELSISRPRVVYQTGENGERLEPIEDVVIDVDDEFTGVVIEKLSTRKAELKDMGPSGAGKTRIQLACPSRSLIGYQGEFLTDTRGSGVLNRVFSHYEPYKGAIDGRPKGVLVSNSDGDTAAYALWNLEERGVMFVGAGEKTYLGMIIGENSRSDDLDVNPIKGKQLTNVRASGKDEAVRLTPPRRPSLEQAIAYIESDELVEVTPKSIRLRKQVLNPSFRKRRAKDD
- a CDS encoding GNAT family N-acetyltransferase: MTIVDFEPRHAEAWRRLNEAWLTKFFVIEAKDRLVLDNPGSVILDKGGHIFMAEADGETVGCVALIPMDDGGYEVGKMAVDERMQGRGYARKLMLACIEKARALGARRLYLESSSHLTPALTLYELVGFQHLPPSPSPYVRADVWMELKL
- a CDS encoding N-formylglutamate amidohydrolase, coding for MTADANAPSEAPFKVLRAGSPPPTPLVFASPHSGRVYPAEMMAASALGPHDIRVSEDAFVDELIAPAPAKGATVIQATYARAYVDLNREAWELDPAMFEDELPEFARGRSARVAAGLGSIARVVAEGREIYSRKLSFAEAKRRIETAHGPYHDALGHLLAESRAAHGVAVLIDWHSMPSAAAAAGEVKGAKPTDIVLGDRYGSSCAPELTRLAEKTLTALGYRVARNAPYAGGWTTEHYGRPHLRTHALQIELSRALYMDEKTLTATDGLKRLRRDIGRLTEAVAAVDWSKLR
- a CDS encoding MFS transporter, with amino-acid sequence MPIALFALTAGAFGIGVTEFVIMGLLLQVSADLGVSISQAGLLISGYAFGVFLGAPLLTIATRGMPRKAVLIALMLIFTLGNIACAVAPSYGLLMGARILTSLAHGTFFGVGAVVATSLVPPERKASAISIMFTGLTIATLMGVPFGAWLGLQYGWRSTFWAVAAIGLASAAVLAVFVPADKEKPQPTPLKNEFAVLARPQVLLGLLMTVLGFAGVFAVFTYIQPILTRITGFSEAAVSPILLVFGGGLAVGNLLGGRLADKRLMPALMGALALLALVLVALTFAFQAKVPAVLFTGLFGIAAFATVAPLQLRVLEQAGGAGQSLASSLNIGAFNLGNAFGAWLGGAVIDHGPGLGAVTWVAALVPLAGLLVAAWSVALERRAPRLAAA
- a CDS encoding MFS transporter, with protein sequence MSTETPASWRDLMAPGLALRFGLLCLGIWLNAADTLVTVTIMPSVGEDLGGYQYFGWAVAAYLLGSIIAGAAAGRLSMVLGLRQATLVAGAAYVIGCLASAVAPDFLTFVLGRLVQGLGAGGIVALCYVAIAVMFPQRLWGKVFGAISAVWGVATVLGPLVGGVFAELDFWRGAFWMFVVQGMVFVAASVLLMEKGERSERSGGVPVPQLLVLTVAVVMIASAGIVASPVMGGVLALFGVLVMASLLRVNAVARTPLLPRSAGDLRRAAGAGYLMIFALEAAAIGLSVYGPAFIQRQHDASPLFAGYVVSAIAGGWTVTALLAAVVPQRLDSVMIRLGATCVMVGTVWSAWTLPHRSTAEIFLSLLLVGCGFGLTWGPAAKRIISALPSDETAMGSSSIPTAQMIGGAAGAAGVGAAANALGFAHGIEPATATAVGSWLFGALIPLSLIGWLAGWRLGGMKR